From a region of the Candida albicans SC5314 chromosome 1, complete sequence genome:
- a CDS encoding uncharacterized protein (Putative membrane protein; induced by alpha pheromone in SpiderM medium; Hap4-induced gene; Spider biofilm induced) — MAVAPSSVSTSTIISTLLANLALFGVFVGCFIVLRLKFKRIYSPKSSFDLVPEEKKPEPLPKDPFRWIFILLTKPDSFFLQQAGLDGLVFLRYIKTFGTLFLCALLMYIILLPVNATNGNHNKGFDQLSIANVKHPRRYYAHVLMGLVFNGIVIFVIYRELFFYNSLKNAVLSSPKYAKKLSCRTVLFQGVPDSLLDEKQAFKIFNGVKRVYVARTARELEYKVEKRAAMVTKLENAENKLMKMAVKSKLKADKKGIILEPVDEISSYVSEKKRPKMKVGGFFSSKVDTIRHCQEQIPILDKEVKKLQKKFRHSMPLNSIFVEFENQYYAQLAYQSTVHHNPMRMSPRFIGLEPKDVIHSNLRMFWWERITRRFLAFAAIVALVVFWAIPVAAVGTISNITFLTNKLPWLRWILKMPHALLGLVTGLLPTILLSLLMFLLPIIIRVFARISGEISAVGVEKWTQNAYFAFLMVNGFLVTALASSATATITEIIDKPTSAMSILANKLPLSSNFYISYLVLQGFSIAGGSLFQVVGLFLYYILGTLFDNTVRKKWNRFSGLGTVAWGTVFPIFTQLASITLAYSIISPLILVFAFASFFLVYVAYAHNITYCFVEGPDAFGSHYPRALFQTFCGIYLGEIVLLGIVVVGKGWGPIVIQVIVLLATIFAHVHLNLAFDHLLDVVPLDAMRAVDGVSSTASYTGPSEYESKVLNKKKRRANFEKELLKEQEEESKLKADVKAQMESDYDQEEAIDTTSVVPLLADRDFKTTESNNPIVRFIRPDVFLNFRYVKRILPATYNVEPKIVDNKHAYDAPAISAKCPGVWFPADPMGLSEIEIEQLSPIVDISTKNATFNEKGKIVFLGKPPN; from the coding sequence ATGGCTGTAGCTCCTAGTAGTGTTTCCACATCTACAATCATTTCAACCCTACTTGCCAATTTGGCATTGTTTGGTGTTTTTGTCGGTTGTTTCATTGTCTTAAGATTAAAGTTCAAGCGTATCTATAGTCCTAAATCCTCGTTTGATTTGGTTCCCGAAGAGAAGAAACCCGAGCCATTACCTAAAGACCCATTCAGATGGATATTTATCTTACTTACTAAGCCTGATTCCTTCTTTTTACAACAAGCTGGGCTCGATGGGCTTGTGTTTCTCAGATATATAAAGACTTTTGGCACATTGTTCTTGTGTGCATTACTTATGTATATCATTTTATTGCCTGTTAATGCCACCAATGGTAATCACAATAAAGGATTTGATCAACTTTCAATTGCCAATGTCAAACACCCTAGACGTTATTATGCACATGTGTTAATGGGACTTGTGTTCAATGGTATTGTTATCTTTGTTATTTATCGAGAATTATTTTTCTACAACTCCCTTAAAAATGCCGTGTTGTCATCACCGAAATATGCTAAAAAGCTTTCATGTAGAACAGTACTTTTCCAAGGTGTTCCAGATTCATTATTGGATGAAAAACAAGcattcaaaatattcaatgGAGTTAAAAGAGTATACGTTGCCAGAACAGCAAGAGAATTGGAGTATAAAGTTGAGAAACGAGCTGCAATGGTTACCAAGTTGGAAAATGcagaaaacaaattgatgaaaatggcGGTCAAGAGTAAACTTAAAGCTGATAAAAAGGGAATTATATTAGAACCAGTTGATGAGATCAGTTCATATGTTAGTGAGAAAAAAAGACCAAAAATGAAAGTAGGTGGATTTTTCTCTTCCAAAGTGGATACAATTAGACATTGTCAAGAACAAATTCCAATTTTGGATAAAGAAGTGAAAAAgcttcaaaaaaaattcagaCATTCAATGCCACTAAACTCAAtctttgttgaatttgaaaaccaaTACTATGCTCAGTTGGCTTACCAATCCACTGTTCATCATAACCCAATGAGAATGTCTCCAAGATTTATTGGTCTTGAACCTAAAGATGTAATACATTCAAATTTGAGAATGTTTTGGTGGGAGAGAATAACTAGACGATTCTTGGCATTTGCTGCCATTGTAGCCTTGGTCGTTTTCTGGGCGATCCCTGTTGCTGCAGTTGGTACTATTTCCAATATAACTTTTCTCACTAACAAATTGCCTTGGTTAAGATGGATTTTGAAGATGCCACACGCCTTGTTAGGTTTGGTTACCGGTTTGTTGCCAACTATATTACTTTCattgttgatgtttttGTTGCCAATCATTATTAGAGTGTTTGCACGTATTTCTGGAGAAATTTCTGCTGTTGGTGTTGAAAAATGGACTCAAAATGCTTATTTTGCCTTTTTGATGGTTAACGGGTTTTTGGTGACTGCATTGGCTTCGTCTGCCACCGCCACTATTACTGAGATTATTGATAAACCAACTTCAGCTATGAGTATTTTAGCCAACAAATTGCCATTATCTTCCAACTTTTATATCTCATACTTGGTTCTTCAAGGATTTTCCATCGCTGGTGGGTCATTATTCCAAGTAGTTGGGTTATTTTTGTATTACATTTTGGGAACCCTTTTTGATAATACTGTTAGAAAGAAATGGAATAGATTTAGTGGATTAGGTACCGTTGCTTGGGGTACGGTTTTCCCAATTTTTACCCAATTGGCTTCCATTACATTGGCTTATTCGATCATTTCACCTTTGATCCTTGTGTTTGCTTTTgcttctttctttttagtttatGTTGCATATGCTCATAACATTACCTATTGCTTTGTTGAGGGCCCAGATGCTTTTGGAAGTCATTATCCACGTGCTCTTTTCCAAACCTTCTGTGGTATATATTTGGGTGAAATTGTACTTTTGGGTATTGTGGTTGTTGGTAAAGGTTGGGGACCTATTGTTATCCAAGTCATTGTTTTGTTGGCAACAATTTTTGCCCATGTTCATCTCAATTTAGCATTTGATCATTTGCTTGATGTTGTTCCGCTTGATGCAATGAGGGCAGTTGATGGTGTTTCAAGTACAGCTTCATATACTGGACCATCAGAGTATGAATCAAAAGTgttaaataaaaagaaacgtCGTgctaattttgaaaaagagttgttgaaagaacaagaggaagaatcaaaattaaagGCTGATGTCAAAGCTCAAATGGAATCCGATTATGATCAAGAAGAAGCAATTGATACTACATCAGTGGTTCCACTTTTAGCTGATAGAGATTTCAAAACCACTGAATCTAACAATCCTATTGTCAGGTTCATTAGACCAGATGTGTTTTTGAACTTCCGTTACGTGAAGAGAATTTTGCCAGCTACTTATAACGTTGAGCCAAAGATAGTAGACAACAAGCATGCTTATGACGCCCCTGCCATTTCAGCTAAATGTCCAGGGGTTTGGTTTCCAGCGGACCCAATGGGATTGAGTGAGATTGAAATCGAGCAGTTGTCaccaattgttgatatcAGTACCAAAAATGCCACTTTCAATGAAAAGGGAAAGATTGTATTCCTCGGGAAACCACCAAATTAG
- a CDS encoding inorganic diphosphatase (Ortholog(s) have inorganic diphosphatase activity, role in aerobic respiration and mitochondrion localization) produces the protein MSYFFKLMKYQTSTKSTALARLSLTAQHLHLSRCSSTSATPDIIPINQGTKFTPDYTNYATTPNGKIVSYFHDIALNLNKETREANMVVEIPRWTNAKFEINTKTPGNPIVQDIKKGRVRFVKNLFPHHGYIHNYGAFPQTWEDPTTKHHGLFGDNDPLDVCEIGSKILSTGDVRRVKILGSIALIDDGELDWKVIVINVHDPLFKEVNDINDLDEKCPGLLDTTRQWFRDYKLADGKPQNDFAFNGEYKNANETIDIIEQCHKSWQQLINGETKTDKTPDITNTTVKGSPGFTDTISVSLNNPSRANAAIPVDVEANYFIKTS, from the coding sequence atgtcatattttttcaaactaaTGAAGTATCAAACCAGCACCAAATCTACTGCATTGGCAAGATTATCATTAACAGCACAACATTTACACTTATCTAGATGTTCATCAACATCTGCTACCCCAGACATCATTCCAATTAATCAAGGCACAAAATTCACTCCTGATTACACCAACTATGCTACCACACCTAATGGGAAAATTGTGTCTTATTTCCATGATATTGCATTAAATCTTAATAAAGAAACCAGAGAAGCTAACATGGTTGTAGAGATACCCCGTTGGACCAATgcaaaatttgaaatcaatactAAAACCCCAGGCAATCCAATAGTTCAAGATATCAAAAAGGGGAGAGTACGTTTTGTTAAAAACTTGTTTCCTCATCATGGATATATTCACAATTATGGAGCATTTCCTCAAACATGGGAAGACCCAACCACAAAGCATCATGGTCTTTTTGGTGATAATGATCCTTTGGATGTTTGTGAAATTGGATccaaaattttatcaacTGGTGATGTTAGAAGAGTGAAAATATTGGGCTCAATTGCTTTAATAGATGATGGTGAATTGGATTGGAAAGTTATCGTAATAAATGTACATGATCCATTGTTTAAAGAAGTCAACGATATAAATGATTTGGATGAAAAATGTCCAGGATTATTGGATACAACTAGACAATGGTTTAGAGACTATAAATTAGCAGACGGTAAACCACAAAACGATTTTGCATTTAATGGAGAATATAAGAACGCCaatgaaacaattgatattattgaaCAATGTCATAAAAGTTGgcaacaattaattaatggaGAAACGAAAACTGATAAAACTCCAGATATCACCAACACAACCGTTAAAGGTCTGCCAGGGTTTACCGATACCATTTCAGTGCTGTTGAATAACCCTTCAAGAGCAAATGCTGCTATTCCAGTTGATGTCGAAGCTAATTACTTTATCAAAACAAGTTGA
- the NUP188 gene encoding Nup188p (Putative nuclear pore complex subunit; transcript regulated by Nrg1 and Mig1) — MSLSISQSDKSASKSNTGLPLKPIQPTQYWTFDNALSLLRNCQDPYLADALDEFLLSSKEVLLNPSPFTLKNDKQSPNSQTRDISLRGILYTNISAQDTSDGKLLSNLLNLDVLETIRVICQTNKKIPCKTAPPQLEAIKSKLHDEKYYENKRLQLYSSKILRERRIILKIVTELLNNKSNSYASSSIQNLGKEIFLSKQYLESLIESIGNASQSLMKRSYITGINKEIDETIHNETVLFCIEACKVLIELSVQNANVDAQAVHSWFKLMRDTNYSVALGPYVSYHEAFSILQGLFTVLTIQYLNLNNSFDSVNETSSSSYMADVQVFKYVNDAIANTANNNSVVLYSWSIILLRKFYFLQEYPELPNSEKFLSQFNLSQLEHTINLVNQKCDNLDVFSSLKKLNELLKFDKLYSAILSTLIIASLPLITLTSEVTSCILSIIGNCPNNVIESFFENNATQNAIIIARTKFPLILSPYIQVASINGNFALHEFNDLKSYIQVFKKEEFNNMYQIDDQNTELVKTTKFIDVYPPFEANKKLSMVLSLGTKAKILPSANPDEVLVTFLYNYNGWAFLGRVLQNVSKIFNNSDSETMELVINILNLLNNVVIDNGVDDSKMVLEAMSAYTDDSDILEVILRLLEQGLHLRNVKLLVSVVNLLTNLMPFLSYRIWPYLSKSALFAQNGKEGLAAVIFGSIEMVNGDYNFTVSLIKLAEALIQNCLSLDQDYPEKSKSVIMLRFVGHLVDLFETFLYCRYNEQCQKLEIGVLLLDTFSTILASVYGIDEGVPANTKVTKVFADAASRILDSFLISDEDSPRAARSIITMIENLSQDLDLYELTDSSSFWYDNWIHCALSFSRLIITIRTSEHLKPSAFEKSLFTKTSDLVLSYSRFESVRKDILDLLTALTSGDWPDGTAPSLLSHLGSENAQVLLHSLAADLDNLFDDYKMKISLYDFICAVMEGKQEGLAVLFITGRDVFGDYTSKDDTEATKKLSLLQILKKNIRDMRYYPNSVSIHLVDAIALACNSWTTAKESEHDDEFIQTLIGRVKLQILDPPDSSESFISRCYELKLVSKIAEILALYLFTARSEKTRDKIVGFVNSDEFNDLAKTKFTITNYQPSLDSNLKITFENAFPKFKLSQFTSGLTKRNRFGITSVYNLPLMDSLFKNELDWQQIREQVIASSINLQYLNSQLASAKSFGALITSFCRKYDAPLHSRVLDFVNYLLKVNINEGVPTESFQSIYTERVELAFYLIYTYFSRTKSSDIDDKKILEIVKNASTLLSSSSMNFFTNLAESRGCYKPLLKLIYCSLKLIRDASLVLAEYLSLFRDLFNAIVIKGTQILLIEVQNDVYLARTRKNFKSPKMNDRIDDLMIILSVLKVFVGAQFGSILHEEIALSIKENGTINSLLNLYSFAHSIEVNDEFIFARLSLMYLLELMSVNIIAEKVIASGLFLVLLESPISRPIRTGGVSISHGIHYHRLWTNGILPIIITSLFKLGASVVPEVCVVLQLFGKQTQYCIESWSRDSSSSKVSTALVAETSQILLIYDLLKSMDVNEYLKSIENVVIDDTIDMRIFPGLESESRREDFVDCIENLLKHPKFLSSRIIPSSVEEQQIIERGGKVFEKFVHSLIDEIRDFKDYFN; from the coding sequence ATGTCTTTATCCATATCTCAACTGGATAAATCAGCTAGTAAAAGCAATACTGGATTGCCATTAAAACCAATACAACCAACACAGTATTGGACGTTTGACAATGCATTGTCATTATTAAGAAATTGTCAAGACCCCTACTTGGCAGATGCATTGGATGAGTTTTTGTTATCCAGTAAAGAAGTCTTATTGAATCCGTCCCCTTttacattgaaaaatgacaAACAGAGCCCAAATCTGCAAACCAGGGACATCTCATTGAGAGGCATCTTGTACACAAATATATCAGCACAAGATACAAGTGATGGGAAACTTTTATCCAATCTCTTAAATTTAGATGTTTTGGAAACAATTAGAGTAATATGCCAGACTAACAAGAAGATTCCTTGTAAAACTGCTCCTCCACAGTTGGAAGCAATCAAAAGTAAATTGcatgatgaaaaatattaCGAAAACAAACGATTACAATTGTATTCCTCCAAGATATTAAGAGAGAGaagaataattttaaaGATTGTCACTGAACTATTAAATAACAAAAGTAACTCATATGCATCGTCTTCTATCCAGAATTTGGGTAAGGAGATATTTTTGTCAAAGCAGTATCTTGAATCCTTGATTGAATCTATTGGTAACGCATCACAAAGTTTAATGAAAAGAAGTTATATTACAGGAATCAACAAAGAAATCGATGAAACTATCCATAATGAGACggttttattttgtatCGAAGCATGCAAGGtgttaattgaattatcagTTCAAAATGCAAATGTTGATGCACAAGCAGTTCATCTGTGGTTCAAATTGATGAGAGATACCAACTATTCCGTTGCTTTGGGACCATACGTGTCATATCACGAAGCATTTTCAATACTCCAGGGATTATTTACTGTTTTGACTATACAGTATTTGAACTTGAACAATAGTTTTGATTCCGTCAATGAAACTCTGTCCAGCTCATATATGGCAGATGTACAGGTATTTAAATACGTGAACGATGCTATTGCAAACACAGCAAACAATAATTCTGTTGTATTATACAGTTGGtctattattttattaagaaaattctattttttgcAGGAATATCCCGAATTACCCAACTCAGAAAAGTTTTTAagtcaattcaatttgtcaCAGTTGGAACACACAATAAATTTGGTTAATCAAAAGTGTGATAATTTGGATGTGTTTTCAAGTTTAAAAAAGTTAAACGAgttattaaaatttgacAAACTTTACTCGGCCATATTATCCACTTTGATAATTGCTTCATTACCTTTGATTACCCTCACTTCAGAAGTTACAAGTTGTATTCTAAGTATTATTGGTAATTGTCCTAATAATGTTATTGAATCGTTTTTCGAAAATAATGCAACACAGAATGCTATAATTATTGCAAGGACAAAGTTCCCGTTGATTTTAAGTCCATACATTCAGGTAGCTTCTATCAACGGAAATTTCGCATTACACGAGTTTAATGACTTGAAATCTTACattcaagttttcaaaaaagagGAATTCAACAACATGTACCAGATAGATGATCAAAATACAGAATTGGTTAAAACTACCAAATTCATCGACGTATATCCACCTTTTGAAGCAAATAAAAAGTTATCAATGGTTTTGAGTCTAGGAACAAAAGCAAAGATTTTACCTTCAGCGAACCCAGATGAAGTATTGGTCACATTCCTTTACAATTATAATGGTTGGGCATTTTTGGGAAGAGTTTTGCAAAATgtatcaaaaattttcaataactCAGACTCTGAGACAATGGAATTGGTTATAAATATactaaatttattgaataatgTGGTCATTGATAATGGTGTTGATGATTCTAAAATGGTTTTAGAAGCCATGTCTGCTTATACAGACGATTCTGATATTTTGGAAGTCATTTTAAGACTTTTGGAGCAAGGGTTACATTTAAGAAATGTCAAGCTCTTGGTTTCCGTTGTCAACTTATTGACAAACTTGATGCCATTTCTTTCTTACAGAATATGGCCCTACTTGTCCAAATCTGCTTTGTTTGCACAGAATGGCAAAGAAGGATTGGCCGCTGTAATATTTGGATCTATAGAAATGGTAAATGGTGATTATAATTTCACAGTTTCATTGATAAAACTTGCTGAGGCATTGATCCAAAATTGCTTATCTTTAGACCAAGATTATCCtgaaaaatccaaatccGTGATTATGCTTAGATTTGTTGGTCATTTGGTAGACTTATTTGAGACATTTTTATACTGCCGCTATAACGAACAGTGtcaaaaattagaaattggTGTTTTGTTATTAGATACATTTTCTACAATCTTGGCTAGTGTTTACGGTATTGATGAGGGAGTGCCCGCCAATACCAAGGTGACAAAAGTATTTGCCGATGCTGCTAGTCGTATTTTGGACTCATTTTTAATATCTGATGAGGATAGTCCAAGGGCAGCAAGACTGATAATTACAATGATTGAGAATTTGTCACAAGACTTGGATTTATACGAATTGACGGATTCATCTTCATTCTGGTATGATAATTGGATACATTGTGCGTTGTCTTTTTCTAGATTGATCATTACCATTAGAACTTCAGAACATTTGAAGCCGCTGGCTTTTGAGAAAAGCTTGTTTACTAAAACTTCAGATTTGGTCTTGTCTTATTCCAGGTTTGAATCTGTGCGAAAAGATATATTAGATTTGTTGACGGCCTTGACTAGTGGAGATTGGCCAGATGGAACAGCTCCATCTTTACTTTCCCACTTGGGGAGTGAAAATGCACAAGTATTGTTGCATTCATTGGCTGCAGATTTAgataatttgtttgatgATTATAAAATGAAGATTTCCTTGTATGACTTTATTTGTGCTGTTATGGAAGGCAAACAAGAAGGTTTAGCTGTATTGTTCATTACTGGAAGAGATGTTTTTGGTGATTACACCAGTAAGGATGATACCGAAGCCACCAAAAAATTGTCATTATTGcaaatattgaagaaaaacatAAGAGATATGAGATACTATCCAAATTCGGTTAGTATTCATTTGGTAGATGCTATAGCTTTAGCATGCAATTCTTGGACCACAGCTAAAGAAAGTGAacatgatgatgaatttatCCAAACATTGATTGGGCGTGTTAAATTACAAATTTTGGATCCACCAGATTCTTCTGAAAGCTTTATAAGCAGATGctatgaattgaaattggtttCCAAGATTGCAGAAATCTTGGCTCTTTATCTTTTCACTGCTAGGAGTGAGAAAACTAGAGATAAAATAGTTGGTTTCGTCAATTCTGATGAATTCAACGACTTGGCAAAGACAAAGTTCACAATAACAAACTACCAACCATCATTGGACTCTAATTTGAAGATTACTTTTGAGAATGCATTTCCAAAATTCAAACTATCGCAGTTTACAAGCGGATTGACTAAAAGGAATCGTTTTGGAATTACATCAGTCTACAATTTACCTTTGATGGACTctcttttcaaaaatgaacTAGATTGGCAACAGATAAGAGAACAGGTTATTGCATCTAGTATTAATTtacaatatttgaattccCAACTAGCAAGTGCTAAATCATTTGGTGCCTTGATTACAAGTTTTTGCAGAAAATACGACGCTCCGTTACATTCGAGAGTTTTAGATTTTGTCAACTACTTGTTGAAAGTTAACATCAATGAAGGTGTACCTACTGAAAGTttccaatcaatttatacTGAAAGGGTTGAGTTGGCTTTTTATTTGATCTACACGTATTTCTCTCGAACCAAATCGCTGGATATTGATGACAAAAAGATACTTGAAATTGTGAAGAACGCTTCTACTTTGTTGTCATCAAGTAGtatgaatttttttaccAACTTGGCCGAATCTCGTGGGTGTTATAAACCATTATTAAAACTCATTTATTGCTCCCTAAAATTGATTAGAGATGCTTCTTTGGTATTGGCTGAATACCTTAGTTTATTCCGTGATTTATTCAATGCAATTGTTATTAAGGGTACTCAAATCTTATTGATTGAAGTACAGAACGATGTTTACCTCGCACGTACTCGAAAGAATTTCAAGTCTCCCAAGATGAATGATCGAATTGATGatctaatgataattttgtcCGTATTAAAAGTTTTTGTCGGTGCGCAATTTGGATCAATCTTGCATGAGGAAATCGCATTATCGATAAAGGAAAATGGAACCATCAACTCATTGTTAAATCTTTACTCCTTTGCCCATTCCATTGAAGTAAACGATGAGTTTATATTTGCTAGATTGAGTTTGATGTATCTTTTGGAATTGATGTCAGTTAACATTATTGCGGAAAAAGTTATTGCTTCAGGATTATTTCTTGTCTTGTTAGAAAGTCCTATATCACGTCCTATTAGAACAGGAGGTGTATCAATCAGTCATGGCATACATTACCATAGGTTGTGGACAAATGGAATCTTGCCTATAATCATAACCAGTTTGTTCAAATTAGGAGCATCTGTTGTTCCAGAAGTATGTGTGGTGTTGCAATTATTTGGTAAACAAACACAATATTGTATAGAGAGTTGGTCAAGGGATTCTTCAAGCAGTAAAGTTTCTACTGCATTGGTAGCTGAGACTAGTcagattttgttgatttatgatttattgaaatctATGGATGTTaatgaatatttgaaaagCATTGAAAATGTTGTGATAGACGATACCATTGACATGAGAATTTTTCCAGGATTAGAATCGGAATCCAGAAGAGAggattttgttgattgtaTTGAGAATTTACTAAAACACCCTAAATTCTTAAGTTCGAGAATAATACCAAGTTCGGTTgaagaacaacaaattattgaaagagGTGGTAAAGTCTTTGAAAAGTTTGTACACAGTTTGATTGATGAGATAAGAGACTTTAAAGATTATTTTAATTAG
- the ERG12 gene encoding mevalonate kinase (Ortholog(s) have mevalonate kinase activity and role in ergosterol biosynthetic process, farnesyl diphosphate biosynthetic process, mevalonate pathway, isopentenyl diphosphate biosynthetic process, mevalonate pathway), with protein sequence MSQLPFIVGAPGKVIIFGEHAAVYGKPAIAAALSLRCYLLVSPSSDSNTIRLQFPDIKLDHSWNIKDLPWEEIKPYLTYDSANKPQIPSELVPEIVDKLSSFLNGFDNKMHYYACFCFLYLLMNLCDSKVSGMNFIVRSTLPIGAGLGSSASTSVCLSSALALMGGWINKPSLHENDKLDTADIPDLEFIDKWSLIGEKCFHGNPSGIDNAVATFGGAVMFQRTSTPEQPSIRTNMRNFPAIKLLLTNTKVPKSTADLVAGVGRLNAEFNSISTSILTAIEHLSQEAYKVMMNPMFGREETNVLRKLVNINHGLLVALGVSHPALETVKIIGDKHRIGATKLTGAGGGGCAITLVNDDVEESVIHNAIKEFEDSGYESFETSLGGKGVGILFHEDLDDATKFSESQFCNYVDRAAIEDSLGMANVKEWKFW encoded by the coding sequence ATGTCACAATTGCcatttattgttggtgCTCCAGGTAAAGTGATTATTTTTGGTGAGCATGCGGCTGTCTACGGTAAACCGGCTATTGCTGCGGCCTTGAGTTTGAGATGTTATCTTTTGGTTTCCCCTTCATCTGATTCCAATACCATTAGATTGCAATTCCCTGATATCAAATTGGATCACTCTTGGAATATCAAAGATTTGCCATGGGAGGAGATCAAACCATATTTGACTTATGACAGTGCAAACAAACCACAAATACCTTCAGAATTGGTTCCTGAAATTGTGGACAAGTTATCAAGTTTTTTGAATGGTTTTGATAACAAAATGCATTATTATGCTtgcttttgttttctttacttgttgatgaatttatGTGATTCAAAAGTGTCGGGAATGAATTTTATTGTCAGATCAACTTTACCCATTGGTGCAGGATTGGGATCATCTGCTTCTACATCTGTATGTTTATCATCAGCTTTGGCACTTATGGGTGGTTGGATCAACAAACCGCTGTTGCATGAAAATGATAAGTTGGATACAGCTGATATACCTGATTTGGAGTTTATTGATAAGTGGTCTTTAATTGGTGAGAAATGTTTCCATGGTAATCCATCAGGGATTGATAACGCAGTGGCTACTTTTGGAGGAGCGGTGATGTTTCAACGAACATCAACTCCAGAACAACCATCAATCCGTACAAACATGAGAAATTTCCCTGCAATAAAATTACTTTTAACGAATACTAAAGTTCCGAAGAGTACAGCCGATTTAGTTGCTGGTGTTGGCAGATTAAACGCAGAATTTAATCTGATTTCAACATCGATTTTGACAGCTATAGAACATTTGTCACAAGAAGCTTACAAAGTTATGATGAATCCAATGTTTGGCAGAGAAGAAACAAATGTTTTGAGAAAGTTGGTGAATATTAATCATGGTTTATTGGTAGCGCTAGGTGTATCACATCCAGCATTGGAAACAGTAAAAATTATTGGTGATAAACATAGAATTGGGGCGACTAAATTGACAGGTGCTGGAGGTGGAGGTTGCGCGATCACTCTAGTGAACGACGATGTAGAAGAATCTGTCATACACAATGCTATCAAAGAGTTTGAAGACAGTGGATACGAGAGTTTCGAGACTTCGTTAGGTGGTAAAGGAGTAGGTATTTTGTTCCATGAAGATTTAGACGATGCCACAAAGTTCTCAGAGTCCCAATTTTGCAATTACGTAGATCGTGCCGCTATTGAGGATTCGTTAGGAATGGCAAATGTGAAAGAATGGAAGTTTTGGTGA